Genomic window (Procambarus clarkii isolate CNS0578487 chromosome 72, FALCON_Pclarkii_2.0, whole genome shotgun sequence):
gatgGTCTGTGATGGGATGGTCTGTGATGGGGTGGTCTGTGATGGAGTGGTCTGTGATGGGGTGGTCTGTGATGGAGTGGTCTGTGAtggggtggtctgtgatggggtggtctgtgatggggtggtctgtgatggggtGGTCTGTAATGGGGTGGTCCGTGAtggggtggtctgtgatggggtggtctgtgatggggtggtctgtgatggagtggtctgtgatggggtggtctgtgatggggtggtctgtgatggggtggtctgtgatggggtGGTCTGTGATGGAGTGGTCTGTGATGGGGTGGTCCGTGAtggggtggtctgtgatggggtggtctgtgatggggtggtctgtgatggggtggtctgtgatggggtGGTCTGTGATGGAGTGGTCTGTGATGGGATGGTCTGTGATGGAGTGGTCTGTGATGGAGTGGTCTGTGAtggggtggtctgtgatggggtGGTCCGTGATGGGGTGGCGTCTCAGCTCTGCTTCAAGGCACATCCTCGGGCCATTTGTCTACGTACTTCACGTAAAGACTTACGATGCAAGTGTGGATCCTGCATGTGAGTTAATAACATGCCAGAGCCTCTGACATGATATATATTGGTAtttctcatggtgtgtgtgtgtaattacctaagtgtagttacaggatgagagctacgctcgtggtgtcccgtcttcccagcactctttgtcatataacgctttgaaactactgatagtcttggcctccaccactttctcacctaacttgttccaaccgtctaccactctgtttgcgaaagtgaattttcttatatttcttcggcatctgtgtttagctagtttatatctatgacctcttgttcttaaagttccaggtctcaggaaatcttccctatcgattttatcaattcctgttactattttgtatgtagtgatcatatcacctctttttcttctgtcttctagttttggcatatttaatgcctctaacctctcctcgtaggtcttgcccttcagttctgggggctacttagtagcatgtctttgcaccttttccagtctgttgatgtgcttcttaagatacgggcaccacacaaccgctgcatattctagctttggcctaacaaaagtcgtgaacaatttctttagtatatcgccatccatgtatttaaaagcagttctgaagttagaaagtgtggcataggctcctcgcacaatattctttatgtggtcctcaggtgatagttttctatctagaaccacccctagatc
Coding sequences:
- the LOC138356419 gene encoding sperm acrosomal protein FSA-ACR.1-like; the encoded protein is MCLEAELRRHPITDHPITDHPITDHSITDHSITDHPITDHSITDHPITDHPITDHPITDHPITDHPITDHPITDHSITDHPITDHPITDHPITDHPITDHSITDHPITDHPITDHPITDHPITDHPITDHPITDHPITDHPITDHSITDHPITDHSITDHPITDHPITDHPITDHPITDHPITDHSITDHPITDHPITDHPITDHPITDHSITDHPITDHPITDHPITDHPITDHPITDHPITDHPITDHPITDHPITDHPITDHPITDHPITDHPITDHRNPGGCLNWLPQGKENFRLREEFRLREEFRLYVEFRLHEEFRIHERFKLHREFRLHK